From Arachis hypogaea cultivar Tifrunner chromosome 3, arahy.Tifrunner.gnm2.J5K5, whole genome shotgun sequence:
GCATTAATATGTGTGTAATTGCCAAATCTATTGGTTCATTCAGATTCTATCTCTTGACTTACAAGTCCTGGACTAGCATATGCTCTTTTTGGtcttttttcttatatttatttcatGGATTGTGAAGCTTGTGCTTTTCATGATGACATGTTAAGAACAATTTGTTGAGATTTATTTGATATGATGTACCCACTGATGATGAGGTGGCTTATGTGATAGATTTTTACCAATCATTTGAAATGTCTGGGATAATACCAATAATGGTGCTGCAGTGAATATCATGCATTAATGCTACTCCAGAACCAAAAAGTATCTTAAATGAAAAGGTTAAAGGGAAAAAGTAGCAAAAACGTATCTCAGAAAGGATATAAAATTTCTCTTAAGCATATTGAAGTAACAAAGATGCACTTTTTCTAATATTGATACTCACTTTCTTTGTTAGCAATTTGGTTGCCTTGGGTTAAAAATttggaatttggatcctctaaattttagatttagatttacactttagagaataaagtaaGATTTCTCACCATTGAATGTTTTCTCTCTCATGTATTCTCTTGGTTtcatctataaaataaatagtgatAGATCATATTTTACCCTCTAaagttaaattcaaaatttagagaatcaaAATCTAAAAATTTGTACATATCAAGCAATTGGAATGTGAATATTCCAATTTTGCTTTGAAACAAGAATCTAATCTGTAAACCCGGGTTTGATTAAAACTTGGggtaaaaaattacaataaagttACACGGCCAAGTAATTTTACCGACTAAGTCCCAACCAAGTCAGATACGTGCATTTCTTTTTTAAACGTGGTCGTCGTCGTCGTCTTCAACAACTACTTCGAGCTTCTTCTACGCACTTCTTCAATGACGtcgtcttcttttcttgtttgatttcttctctttatttttcctttccatcctctttcATTATTACCATTGTCATcgtcatcttcttttcttatataTGTTCACAAAACTATAACACAAACAcaacataaatttttaaaagaccaCATGCCTAGAATTTTGGCACTCAACCAACAAAATacgcacaacataaaaaatttggtgcacatcACAAATTTTGGTGCGCGGTACAAATTTTTGAAGAGCTAAATTTCTAAAACATTGAGACCCAACCAACAAAATACATATAGTGTAgaaattttggtgtacaaatacaACAGAATTTTTTTATgcacataaatttttgaaagacaaCAATTGATTTACGCAACTAAAAATATATTCGCATAAAAATTTTATGTACTATGTGCAAATATTTTatgctatatcaataaattattaaatttgtgcTATATGCAAACATTTTTGTGTTATGTCAATAAATTTCTGTGCTCTCCAACAAAAATTTATGTGATGAAAAAGTACAGAAAAGAAAAAGGCGGTAATGCATGcacacattttttttttgttggacttAGTTACAAAAACGTTTGTATGACTGAAGAAATTAAGTGAACCAACAATTAtgtcaaaacttgggcaaagaTTCAAAAGGAAAATTTTCTTTTTAGGGGGCGGAATGTGTTCGGTTCATACTTGCTAGCAAGATGCGTATAAACATTATATCTGCACAGGCAGTGGAAATCACATTACACAGGATACCATATATACAAATGGAGATTCCACTTTTTAGCAAATGGAAAGGTTACACTATGAAAGAGCTGAAGAGATGGATGCCTTATCACCATGAGAAGAATTCTTATGTTTACCGTATCTGTTCTTCAATGTCTTAACTTTACTCTCtccaattttttgttttctaaccGATCCTTCATTGGCACTACACATCTTAAACCCAAGCAACATTGGCATATTTCCCCAAGAGCTAGTGCTAGAAGTAGAATTCTTTACGCCACTCAATTTCTCAATCTCCTTCCTCATGTTTGAACATTCCTTCTCAAGCTCACACACCCTCATCCTCATGCTGTCCATTCCCACTTTTAGAATCTGATTTTCCCTTGCAGCTGTTGCCCCACTTCTTAGTAAGTATCTGGACCCTTCAAGATTATCTGAAACCATGAAGCAACCAACAATTGAAGTCCTAAGTTGGAGTTGCTCAAAGAACAGGACTTGAACTATAACTCTCAAGGGTAGCCTCTCATTCTGTGCAGCATGTGTGCATGCTTCTAACGACAGCTTCTGACAATCCATCACCCTGCATAATTGCTCTCTCTCAGATTCTGTCAACCATGGGTGATTCTGCATTTTTTAATGGTATCAACATTAAGTCAGTCCAGTATACAGGTGTTTTACCAGTTGGATTCAAAACAGCACCATTTTGCATGTTCCAGGAAGATTCATAGCTACTCATACTCGtatataatgtttaaaaattatataaagtatgagaACGAGCGGCTATAAGTGTTCCTATAGTACAAGTTAAATACTCTTTAGGAGTATGCAAATTTAAGTTATTATTCATGGTATATATACAATTAAGTTATTACCTTCAAATACATGTCTATAGCGCGGTATAGACCATCATCCAAAGGCCTGGCAAACTCTGGAACTGCTGCAGCAAGGGCTTGGAACTTGGGAAGTTTCAGGTTGACGTCCGGGGCAATCTCTACGAGGTAACCATCAATCAGCTTGGCTACCATGGTGATTGGTGTTTGTGATGGTGAGCCAATCAAATGGCTGCTGTCAGTCGAACACGGAGAAGCACCACCTGCCACCTGATCCATGGCAAGGAAGTGTTCAAGTACTCTTTGCACACAGTCAACATTGTAAAGTGTCTCATCTGAACATGTGAAATTGGGCATCAAGAGATCTTCTGCAGTAGCCTCATCAAGCTGCATCCCGATCCTCTTCTCCAAACTTGATTTGCAAGAGGGGCTAAGCTGGAGTATCATGGCAAGGCGAAGTAGACCAAGCAAGAATTTGGTTGGAACAAGACCTCTTTGCAATGGAAGTAACTTATCAATATCTTCCAGCAAAATCTTCTGCTCTTCTTCAGATAATGGTGTCAAATGGTTACTAGACTCATCAGATACCTTGTGACGATTGAAACCTGGCAGAAACTTTTCTGCATAGACAACAAGAGAACCAGCAATGATCTTGTGGCTAATGCCGTGAGATTCCATTACTGCTATAAGCCTCATATAAAGAGGTAAACTCAGAGTTGTTAAATCTCCATACCACCAATCTGAACTTGAGATGTTTGGTTTTGCACCAATACTTATTCCATTCCACAAAACACTACCGCCAGGGCTCTGCATTGACCACAAACCCTGCTCCACTATTGGCCACCCAAAGAGGTTTGGACCAGAAGATGACGCTTTTCCTGAGAGTGACTCAATGCAACTTTTCACAATGTGAAGCTCTTCAGCATATGGTAAAACGTCCCCATCACAGGTTTGAAGTGCCTTAAGTGTATCTTTCCAACTTCTGAGGACTACTTGGTTAAGAAAGGTTTCCGTTTGTGAAATAAGATTGGCATCACCATATTCCTCAGTCATTTGAAGATGCTCAGCAGCACACCGGAGGTGTACAATGTTTGAGGCAGTAAGCTCGAATTTCACATTGTAGCAGAATTTTGCTACCAGTTCAAATGTTTTGGATCCACCTGGAATGTCAGGAAGTTCTATGACACAATCTTCCCTTTCTTTCGGAGCTTCAGCTATCAGTCTTGCCAAAACACCACTTCTAGAGAGTAAAGGGAACTGCATTGATGATAATTGAAGGAAAACTGAGTTAGGACTTGGTATATTATATGTAGAACAAGATTCCAGTTGTAGCAGCATCACGTATTTACTATTTTGTACTTATTGTAAACAGACAAGGACTTCAAATTTAGTTGCATAAAATCTGTTTTTGTTTGTCTGTACTCGCGTAAGCTTCAGTGAGTCTTCAAGAAAAACCAGActttagaaaaaattaattatacatTCAAGAAACTAGAACAATACACTATCCCCATGGATATCATCAACAAGAAgttataactaaattaatataataaatatgagaTACCTTGTGAAGATGGAAGGATATGTCACCAACTTCAACAACTATATCACTTGGTAGCCCCGTTCTGCAGAACCTGTGTTACATATCAACGAGAGGTTAGACATTATACAAGCGCCTTATTATCAATGAAGTGAAAGCAATATCAACGTTAGAATTTTATGATGCATAAGGAAAGAGATTAAATACCAGGCCTGGCCTTGACGTTGGAATACATCAGCTCTGGAACCCAACTTCATGCAAGCCATTGAGTATTCGCTCAAAGGCTCAAAGCTACAAAAGAAGAACTCAATAACCAGTGTCCAAAATAGATCACACCTTATACTTAAATCTTTTTATTAAGCAGCGCCAAATAAAGGCCTATTGTTCAATTATATGACAAGCATCGAAGCAAGATATCTGACACCAGAAGGTCTGTGAAACTTTGTCTCCCACAACCTCAAAAGTAGAGTAGCAAAACATTCATGTCAGTTCTCTGCAACCCAACAGAGACAAAACCACCAGCGGATAGATGAAAATCCTACAATGGTGCTCTTACCAGCTTGTCAAAAATACAAATACTAAATCCCCAAAACCACCTTATCAAACAGCTACCTACTGCACATAAAGAATAAGTCTTCTGCAAAGGAAATAAATTAGTACCAAATATCTCTGTTACGAGAAAGAAATCATGATTGtttatgtaaaaagaaaaagcataaaCAGAGTTAAGTAATAACCCAGGGACTCAGGGAGCCATGATTACTTATACCCGTTTAAGAAAGATGCATTTAAGTAATTGTCTCTGGCAAAACTGCACTTTCTTTGGATGTGATATAgggtaattttttatttgattaacgAAGCATCTGTGGGGTCCTTTGGCTTCAAAGACACTCATTGCATTCCTCGAACTTAGAATCTGTAAATCAAGCACTAACTCAATTAgacttaaaaaattatatacaagaACCGTTTTGTATTTATTAAGGAGAATTTCAGTTTAATGCTGGTGTCAGGTTCTTTGTAACAGCTTAGCTAGTGGGTTAGCTTTACCAACCAGGCCATATGGGGGCAAAGATAATAAAATTAGGATGATCGTTGAAATTATTATAATAGCAATTCTGTCTTGGGATTAGGAAAAAGAACAGGATTAGGTCATTTAATGGAGGGGACCAGTACTGACATCAGTGGATAATAATTTATGTATATTTGGGGTTAAATGAATGAAATcgttccaaagataaaaagataattgGCTCATTAGTGGAAAAGAATGTGTGTGTTCGATGCATTCACATAATGCGCTAGCTTTCGCCTAAATCTAAATCCAAATCCAAagttgatatataaatttaaatcataaattcaCAAACATTAGTCCATGAAAATGGAAGAACATTGCCAATTGtcacaaaaaatgaaaaacaataatTAGCTAATTCACCTGCTTCGACATCTCAAGAGCTATTAAGTCTGTTATATCAGTTCCTGCCTGAAAGAAAGCATGATGG
This genomic window contains:
- the LOC112734327 gene encoding BTB/POZ domain-containing protein At1g30440 yields the protein MACMKLGSRADVFQRQGQAWFCRTGLPSDIVVEVGDISFHLHKFPLLSRSGVLARLIAEAPKEREDCVIELPDIPGGSKTFELVAKFCYNVKFELTASNIVHLRCAAEHLQMTEEYGDANLISQTETFLNQVVLRSWKDTLKALQTCDGDVLPYAEELHIVKSCIESLSGKASSSGPNLFGWPIVEQGLWSMQSPGGSVLWNGISIGAKPNISSSDWWYGDLTTLSLPLYMRLIAVMESHGISHKIIAGSLVVYAEKFLPGFNRHKVSDESSNHLTPLSEEEQKILLEDIDKLLPLQRGLVPTKFLLGLLRLAMILQLSPSCKSSLEKRIGMQLDEATAEDLLMPNFTCSDETLYNVDCVQRVLEHFLAMDQVAGGASPCSTDSSHLIGSPSQTPITMVAKLIDGYLVEIAPDVNLKLPKFQALAAAVPEFARPLDDGLYRAIDMYLKNHPWLTESEREQLCRVMDCQKLSLEACTHAAQNERLPLRVIVQVLFFEQLQLRTSIVGCFMVSDNLEGSRYLLRSGATAARENQILKVGMDSMRMRVCELEKECSNMRKEIEKLSGVKNSTSSTSSWGNMPMLLGFKMCSANEGSVRKQKIGESKVKTLKNRYGKHKNSSHGDKASISSALS